The sequence AGACGGCTATTTATCCATTTAAATAATGGAATTTACCTTAGCCCAATAATTGTTTACTAAGGTATTACTCAGCAACACTACGAACCTTGCAATAATGCTGAGTAGTCACAGTACCCAGAAATCATATCATGGTAATGTAACCAATTATTAAAAATTTCTAAATGGTTAATTTAAAGAAATTTAGTTGAACTTATGGGTTTGAGTTTTTTATTGTCGATCGACGACTTAAAATAATTAACTGTCGTTTAAATAGAGATCGCACTCCGGCTAAATCTAATTGGCAATGACTTAAGATCTCGCCGACATTAGCTTGTTTTTCAGTATTTTTGTCGCAAGCAAGCATAAACTGATACTCTGATTCTGATAGGTGAACCATTTGGTATTCAAAATTGAGGAAGTTTTGACTGGGAAAGCCCTGCATACAAGGATTAAGTTCGGGAATTGCTTGACTTAACAGTTGGTCATCAGACCAATTTTGCTGACTTAAAGGCGGTTTTGCTAAGAAGAATTCGTAATGAGTCAAATTAGGATCGAGTAATTCGATTAAACGATATAATTGGCGATCGCTCAAACTCTCGGCTCTTTTGATTAGTTCAGGCGATTTACCCATTAGCCTCTCTAACTGCCAATATCCAGGATTAGAAAATCCCACAAAATCTAAGCCTGAAGCATCAATTAAATCAAACAGTGTTTCGACGTTATAGTCAATTTCTTGGGGATGAACGTACATATCGGCAAAAGATTCATCACGATGATTTTCTAATGACCATAATTTGGTTTCTTGTTGCAAAATGCGGTTATTTTCTGGCAAATTAGCCAAAATTTCCCGACCAACTTTTACCCCATCGCGATAGTCTCCCCGTTTATCTCCTTGTAAAAGCGCGATCGCTTTTTGCATTAAACTAATTTCCCAACGTCCTAATTCAGCATAAACAAAGATGTGAAAGATTCCTCCTGGCTTTAATTTCTTCGCTAACGCCTGAATACCTTTTTCTGGTTCAGGTAAATGGTGCAGTACGCCAACGCTATTGATAAAATCAAACTCTCCTTCTAGCTGAGTTGCTTCTTCTAGTCTAAGATTTAAAAACTTAACGGATTTGGCGTGTTTAGCAATTACTCCCGAACGATGACAACGTTTTTCCGCAATTTCTAAAGCTTTCTCGCTAATATCGATCGCCGTCACTTCCGCTTCTGAATTAAGGTGGATTAAGTAATCCGTACTCGAACCTGTACCGCAGCCTGCATCTAAAATGCGAATATCTTCGCTTACGGGTTTGATTCCCGTACAAAAACTATATGCCGAAATCCAATTCCACCGCCAGTTATAGCCAGGAGGTTCAAGATCGGACAGAGGATCGGGAGGGAAAGGATAGGTGTTATATAAATTGGCAACGGCTTGGTTAATCGCTTGTGAGTCAGACATCGATAGTTGGTTTTTGGTAGTGTTAAATTTAAGTAACTACAGTGTAATTACTTAAAAATCAAAATAGACATTATTTAAAATAGGTAACTTTCAGGGAATTAGAATGTCTAAAATAATTATGGATCAATGCGGTTGATAACTATTGACAGAAAACGGTTGATTTCAAAACTAAGGACATTACCAGTCAACGTTACACTGCCATGTCGTTGTTCGATGTAAAAGGTAAGCATTCGAGTAGTTCAAGAATGGAAAGCGGTTTTATCAGCAGCAACATCGATGATTAAAAAGCGATCGCCTTCTTAGTCAAACTAGCAATGGCGATCGCTAAAATTTTGTTTCCACCTTGCAGCTTTCAATCTCGATCCTGCTTGAGAAAACTCTTGACTTTTAACTCTGGAATTATGCTGATTGTAATTTGTGGCGCAACTGCTAGTGGTAAATCTGGTTTGGCTTTAGAAATTGCCCAGCGCTTAGATTCAATTATTATCAGCGCTGATTCTCGTCAGATATATAAAAAATTTGATCTTGGTACAGCGAAGCCATCTCTAGTAGAACAAAAGTTAGTAGCTCATTATCAAATAGATATTTGTGAACCAACAGAAACATTAACCCTGGCTGAATATCAACAGCAAACTCAAAAAATAATTATTAATAGCAAGACTAATAACCCTCCTCTACTGGTTGGTGGAACAGGGTTATATCTAGATTCTATTACCAAAGGCTTAAAAATTCCTTTAGTCTCTCCTCAACCAGAATTGCGATCGCAATTATCTTCTCTGGGACAAGCTCAAATTTACCCTTGGTTGGTTCAGGTAGATCCGATTGCAGCGCGAAAAATCCATCCTAATGACCAATTTAGAACGTTGAGAGCGTTAGAAGTATTTTATGTCACAGGAACACCTATTTCTGCCCAACAGGGTGAAAATCCGCCTAATTATCCTATTTTACAAATTGGCTTAGATTGCGAGGTTGCCATTTTAGATCGGCGCATAGCTACTCGTACCAAGCAAATGATTGAGCTGGGGCTAGTTCAGGAAGTAGAGTATCTCTGTCAAAAGTATGGCGAACAGCTGCCTTTGTTAAATACCCTGGGATACACTGAAATAAAACAATATTTGGCGGGGAAGCTCAGTTTAGAACAGGCTATCGCCCAAATTATAACTCATACTCGGCAATTTGCTAAACGGCAACGCACCTGGTTTAAGAAGAATCAGCAAATTAATTGGTTTGATAATACCAGCCCCGATTTAGTCGAGCAAGTTTGGCAGAGAATCAAAGATTTTATCACCGATTAGGATAATTATTGGGCGAACGACCAAGCGATCGCAGTATCGATTCTATCTCTAAAAGCTATTTAAATCCTAATTAGCAGGATAGCAAACGCCTACGCCACCTAAACCGCAGTAACCATTTGGCACTTTACTAAGATACTGCTGATGATAATCTTCAGCGTAATAAAATTCTGGAGCATCAATAATTTCGGTAGTAATTGGGTCATAACCAGCTTTACTTAATTCTTGCTGATAAGCTGCCAAAGAAGCTTCTGCCAATTGTTTTTGCTCTGGGGTATAAGTATAAATACCAGAACGATATTGAGTACCGCGATCGTTACCCTGACGCATTCCTTGGGTAGGATTATGACTTTCCCAAAATACTTTCAATAATTCTTCGTAACTGATTTTAGCGGGATCGTAAACCACCAAAACAACCTCGTTATGTCCCGTCATACCAGAGCAAACCTCTTGATAGGTAGGATTAGGAGTATGTCCTGCCGCATAGCCAGCTGCCGTAGTGTACACCCCTTCCTGCTGCCAAAATTTTCTTTCTGCGCCCCAAAAGCAACCCAAACCAAAAACTGCCTGTTCCATATTTTTAGGAAAAGGTGGCTTAAGAGGATTACCGTTAACATGATGCTTTTCTGGTACTGGCATAGCTCGATCGCGCCCTGGTAATGCTTCTTGAGAAGAAGGAGTTGTGGCTGGTTTGCCTAAACCGAATAGTCCCATAAAAATTCTTATTTAGCTTTTATTAATTTTTTTTACGCTACTCTAATCATAGAAGAATCGTTAAACTTTGAAATTCGGCTAACCCTACCTTCTAAAGGTAATTAAGATTTTTCGCTCTTGGCATCCTGCGTGACGCTGTTGAAGCTTGATTGTTGTTCCCTATTTACTTACGATACTATAGCCAGGAGTGCAACTAGATCCATATTAGCTAGCCATTTAATCAAGTTTAGTTAGAAAAGGTTTATGAAAATTTTAGTAGTAGAAGATGATGAACGTATCAGTGATGCGGTAGTAGAGTATCTCAGCGATCTCCATTATGCTGTTGAAGCGGTCTATGATGGTCAAAGTGCCTGGGATTTACTAGATGTGTTTACTTACGATCTAGTGCTGCTCGATGTTATGTTACCCAAAATAGATGGGATTACTTTATGCCAAAAGCTACGTAAAAAAGGCTTCAATCTTCCTATTTTGATGTTGACTGCTCAAGATACTTTGGAAAACAAAATTGTCGGCTTAGATGCAGGTGCAGATGACTATTTAGTCAAACCTTTTGAATTAGATGAATTATCGGCTCGGATACGCGCCCTGTTGCGTCGAGGAAGCAGTAGCTTGCCTCCTATTTTGAGTTGGGAAAAATTACGCCTTGACCCAAGTAGTTGTGAAGTCTTTTATCAAGAGACGCTTTTGCCTCTAAGCCCTAAAGAATACAAGTTACTAGAATTTTTTTTACGTAATGGTCGTCGCGTGTTTAGTCGCGCTCAAATTTTGGAACATCTCTGGTCTTTTGAACAAGTCCCAGAAGAAGCAACCGTCAAAGCCCATATTAGAGGGTTAAGACAAAAATTAGAAGCTGCTGGCGCACCCCACGATTTAATTGAGACTGTTTATGGTTTGGGATATCGTCTGAAAGAAGAACCCCAACAGGTCAAATAATTAGGTTGAACAATAATGCATCAAGACTTGCGATCGCGTCTGCTACTGTACTATTTGATAGTCATGGCAGCTATCTTAAGTGTTTTTGGCACGGGGGTTTATGTTGTATTTCGACGCAATCTTTATCAACAACTCGACCGAAAATTATTAACCTTAGCTCAATCGGCTACACCTTCTTTTACGGCAGTGCAAGAGCGCGGTAACTCCTATCTTAGTCAAGTAGAAGAAGTTCCCTGGCGCGATATTTTTAACCGAGATCGACAAAGCCTAGAATGGTTTGACGAGAAAGGAAAGTTGTTGGGTAGAAAAGGTTTGATCGAGCTAGATGTTCCTCCAGAAGTAGGCACGACATTCATTCAAAATCCCGATACCGAAGAAGTGTTTCGGACTCATACTCTTTCAATGTTTATTCGCAGAAATAATGAAGCAGGTCCTCCTACTTTAGTTGGTTT comes from Coleofasciculaceae cyanobacterium and encodes:
- the msrA gene encoding peptide-methionine (S)-S-oxide reductase MsrA, with product MGLFGLGKPATTPSSQEALPGRDRAMPVPEKHHVNGNPLKPPFPKNMEQAVFGLGCFWGAERKFWQQEGVYTTAAGYAAGHTPNPTYQEVCSGMTGHNEVVLVVYDPAKISYEELLKVFWESHNPTQGMRQGNDRGTQYRSGIYTYTPEQKQLAEASLAAYQQELSKAGYDPITTEIIDAPEFYYAEDYHQQYLSKVPNGYCGLGGVGVCYPAN
- a CDS encoding response regulator transcription factor, with protein sequence MKILVVEDDERISDAVVEYLSDLHYAVEAVYDGQSAWDLLDVFTYDLVLLDVMLPKIDGITLCQKLRKKGFNLPILMLTAQDTLENKIVGLDAGADDYLVKPFELDELSARIRALLRRGSSSLPPILSWEKLRLDPSSCEVFYQETLLPLSPKEYKLLEFFLRNGRRVFSRAQILEHLWSFEQVPEEATVKAHIRGLRQKLEAAGAPHDLIETVYGLGYRLKEEPQQVK
- the miaA gene encoding tRNA (adenosine(37)-N6)-dimethylallyltransferase MiaA encodes the protein MLIVICGATASGKSGLALEIAQRLDSIIISADSRQIYKKFDLGTAKPSLVEQKLVAHYQIDICEPTETLTLAEYQQQTQKIIINSKTNNPPLLVGGTGLYLDSITKGLKIPLVSPQPELRSQLSSLGQAQIYPWLVQVDPIAARKIHPNDQFRTLRALEVFYVTGTPISAQQGENPPNYPILQIGLDCEVAILDRRIATRTKQMIELGLVQEVEYLCQKYGEQLPLLNTLGYTEIKQYLAGKLSLEQAIAQIITHTRQFAKRQRTWFKKNQQINWFDNTSPDLVEQVWQRIKDFITD
- a CDS encoding class I SAM-dependent methyltransferase, which codes for MSDSQAINQAVANLYNTYPFPPDPLSDLEPPGYNWRWNWISAYSFCTGIKPVSEDIRILDAGCGTGSSTDYLIHLNSEAEVTAIDISEKALEIAEKRCHRSGVIAKHAKSVKFLNLRLEEATQLEGEFDFINSVGVLHHLPEPEKGIQALAKKLKPGGIFHIFVYAELGRWEISLMQKAIALLQGDKRGDYRDGVKVGREILANLPENNRILQQETKLWSLENHRDESFADMYVHPQEIDYNVETLFDLIDASGLDFVGFSNPGYWQLERLMGKSPELIKRAESLSDRQLYRLIELLDPNLTHYEFFLAKPPLSQQNWSDDQLLSQAIPELNPCMQGFPSQNFLNFEYQMVHLSESEYQFMLACDKNTEKQANVGEILSHCQLDLAGVRSLFKRQLIILSRRSTIKNSNP